One window of Trifolium pratense cultivar HEN17-A07 linkage group LG5, ARS_RC_1.1, whole genome shotgun sequence genomic DNA carries:
- the LOC123887129 gene encoding uncharacterized protein LOC123887129 isoform X2: MKVIIPSNPKEVQCRQKRNVFCAACKNPVAGKPCLLKFCHSCLKNRYGEIAQEVDLLSDWMCPKCRGICNCSICMKQRGQQPTGRLVRKSKARSFTSVSEMLCKESSEGLELNNAADLPIKEHTSEKELVAGLSGEPDGINALKDEHVKSKKVKREIKEEIPFPTCTELTTILDIEFTQEDVGNVLQFLEFCRIFEKALDIKKEEPGAILRALRSGQNTLVVEFQTKLLNLIDSELESSPKTASDGKNSWLKVLEELTIASDLVLKDFPVDWLKKGNSGYCDLDMSNKLSLLNFICDEALGTPKLRKYMDEQNEIFAEEKKAAKTKVAEAKEKERSLKQKLKDEIAKPVISNEDSLSNSAHAALLAKIKSEAAEARAELIGAKGTMPKRNQCCETLRIEREYLNNNGKALWKLRSYNDDVFLLQDVKINDEDASEVDEKWFVYAPEQKEEVNKYISSRRV, translated from the exons ATGAAAGTTATCATTCCATCAAACCCCAAAGAGGTGCAG TGCCGACAAAAAAGAAATGTTTTTTGTGCTGCTTGTAAGAATCCAGTAGCTGGGAAGCCTTGCCTCCTTAAGTTCTGCCACAGCTGCCTCAAGAATAG ATATGGAGAAATAGCACAAGAGGTAGATCTGTTGAGTGACTGGATGTGTCCTAAATGCCGTGGCATTTGTAACTGCAGTATCTGCAT GAAACAAAGGGGTCAACAACCCACTGGTCGACTAGTTCGTAAATCCAAGGCCCGCAGTTTTACCTCTGTTTCTGAAATGCTATGTAAGGAGTCTTCTGAAGGCTTGGAACTGAACAATGCAGCTGATTTGCCGATTAAGGAACATACTTCAGAAAAG GAGCTTGTAGCGGGCCTATCAGGGGAACCTGATGGAATTAATGCTTTAAAGGATGAACATGTGAAATCCAAAAAAGTGAAGCGGGAAATTAAGGAAGAAATTCCTTTTCCCACTTGCACGGAGTTGACAACAATACTGGACATCGAGTTCACACAAGAAGATGTCGGGAATGTTTTGCAGTTTCTAGAATTCTGTAGAATATTTGAAAAG GCTCTTGATATCAAGAAAGAAGAACCCGGAGCTATTTTAAGGGCTTTGCGAAGTGGACAAAACACCTTAGTGGTTGAGTTCCAAACGAAGCTATTAAATTTGATAGATTCAGAACTTGA GTCTTCACCCAAAACTGCAAGTGATGGAAAAAATTCATGGCTGAAGGTTCTGGAGGAGTTAACTATTGCATCTGATCTTGTGCTAAAAGACTTTCCGGTTGATTGGCTTAAAAAAGGCAATAGTGGATATTGCGATTTGGACATGTCGAACAAGCTCAGCCTTCTGAACTTTATCTGCGATGAAGCTCTGGGCACACC GAAGCTAAGGAAGTATATGGATgaacaaaatgaaatatttgcTGAAGAAAAGAAAGCAGCAAAAACAAAGGTTGCTGAAGCTAAGGAAAAG GAAAGAAGTCTTAAACAGAAGTTAAAAGATGAGATAGCAAAACCTGTGATATCAAATGAGGATAGCCTCTCAAATTCAGCACATGCTGCTCTACTTGCAAAGATTAAGAGTGAAGCAGCTGAAGCTCGCGCGGAGTTGATTGGGGCAAAGGGCACAATGCCTAAAC GGAACCAATGTTGTGAGACATTGAGAATTGAGCGTGAGTACTTAAATAACAATGGCAAGGCATTATGGAAACTAAGAAGCTATAATGATGATGTTTTCTTGTTACAAG ATGTGAAGATCAATGATGAAGATGCTTCTGAAGTTGACGAAAAATGGTTTGTGTATGCGCCAGAGCAGAAGGAAGAGGTTAACAAGTATATTTCTTCTAGGAGAGTTTGA
- the LOC123887129 gene encoding uncharacterized protein LOC123887129 isoform X1, whose product MEIGSSSVQLNVNEVDVNGQKLNRKNKCGARAVRNRIYDPENGTSCHQCRQKRNVFCAACKNPVAGKPCLLKFCHSCLKNRYGEIAQEVDLLSDWMCPKCRGICNCSICMKQRGQQPTGRLVRKSKARSFTSVSEMLCKESSEGLELNNAADLPIKEHTSEKELVAGLSGEPDGINALKDEHVKSKKVKREIKEEIPFPTCTELTTILDIEFTQEDVGNVLQFLEFCRIFEKALDIKKEEPGAILRALRSGQNTLVVEFQTKLLNLIDSELESSPKTASDGKNSWLKVLEELTIASDLVLKDFPVDWLKKGNSGYCDLDMSNKLSLLNFICDEALGTPKLRKYMDEQNEIFAEEKKAAKTKVAEAKEKERSLKQKLKDEIAKPVISNEDSLSNSAHAALLAKIKSEAAEARAELIGAKGTMPKRNQCCETLRIEREYLNNNGKALWKLRSYNDDVFLLQDVKINDEDASEVDEKWFVYAPEQKEEVNKYISSRRV is encoded by the exons ATGGAAATTGGTTCTTCTTCGGTGCAATTGAATGTGAACGAGGTTGATGTCAACGGACAGAAATTGAATCGGAAAAACAAATGTGGAGCCCGTGCTGTTAGAAACAGAATCTATGATCCTGAAAATGGCACAAGTTGTCACCAG TGCCGACAAAAAAGAAATGTTTTTTGTGCTGCTTGTAAGAATCCAGTAGCTGGGAAGCCTTGCCTCCTTAAGTTCTGCCACAGCTGCCTCAAGAATAG ATATGGAGAAATAGCACAAGAGGTAGATCTGTTGAGTGACTGGATGTGTCCTAAATGCCGTGGCATTTGTAACTGCAGTATCTGCAT GAAACAAAGGGGTCAACAACCCACTGGTCGACTAGTTCGTAAATCCAAGGCCCGCAGTTTTACCTCTGTTTCTGAAATGCTATGTAAGGAGTCTTCTGAAGGCTTGGAACTGAACAATGCAGCTGATTTGCCGATTAAGGAACATACTTCAGAAAAG GAGCTTGTAGCGGGCCTATCAGGGGAACCTGATGGAATTAATGCTTTAAAGGATGAACATGTGAAATCCAAAAAAGTGAAGCGGGAAATTAAGGAAGAAATTCCTTTTCCCACTTGCACGGAGTTGACAACAATACTGGACATCGAGTTCACACAAGAAGATGTCGGGAATGTTTTGCAGTTTCTAGAATTCTGTAGAATATTTGAAAAG GCTCTTGATATCAAGAAAGAAGAACCCGGAGCTATTTTAAGGGCTTTGCGAAGTGGACAAAACACCTTAGTGGTTGAGTTCCAAACGAAGCTATTAAATTTGATAGATTCAGAACTTGA GTCTTCACCCAAAACTGCAAGTGATGGAAAAAATTCATGGCTGAAGGTTCTGGAGGAGTTAACTATTGCATCTGATCTTGTGCTAAAAGACTTTCCGGTTGATTGGCTTAAAAAAGGCAATAGTGGATATTGCGATTTGGACATGTCGAACAAGCTCAGCCTTCTGAACTTTATCTGCGATGAAGCTCTGGGCACACC GAAGCTAAGGAAGTATATGGATgaacaaaatgaaatatttgcTGAAGAAAAGAAAGCAGCAAAAACAAAGGTTGCTGAAGCTAAGGAAAAG GAAAGAAGTCTTAAACAGAAGTTAAAAGATGAGATAGCAAAACCTGTGATATCAAATGAGGATAGCCTCTCAAATTCAGCACATGCTGCTCTACTTGCAAAGATTAAGAGTGAAGCAGCTGAAGCTCGCGCGGAGTTGATTGGGGCAAAGGGCACAATGCCTAAAC GGAACCAATGTTGTGAGACATTGAGAATTGAGCGTGAGTACTTAAATAACAATGGCAAGGCATTATGGAAACTAAGAAGCTATAATGATGATGTTTTCTTGTTACAAG ATGTGAAGATCAATGATGAAGATGCTTCTGAAGTTGACGAAAAATGGTTTGTGTATGCGCCAGAGCAGAAGGAAGAGGTTAACAAGTATATTTCTTCTAGGAGAGTTTGA
- the LOC123886528 gene encoding uncharacterized protein LOC123886528, whose protein sequence is MFCLYIRRSKLANSKFKPKSENQILKRSSSRQHRKRRVYILSLHFQSKVKFSLFFLLQSSSLQLNQSNVVDATGNQVSRNNSRGIRVIGNRIYDSENGKSCHQCRQKTRVFSAGCKNPRNGKPCLIRFCHKCLLNRYGEKAEEVDLLNDWNCPKCKGICNCSLCMKKRGQQPTGILVHTAKASGFNSVSEMLSKKTSEGLELNNSAVLPIKEATLEKELVVHLSEEPGEENSLSGKKVLKVENEKTKKMKRGQLKEISNGNSVDDACQNNKLKKPKLCNGVLDCEVKRKRNANAEMEPKVEENHGMIRGQIDGPVVMGGGDNASAKSQTNPIVLHAQKIKEEVPLPIGIVMINILDIEFAPEDVGNALQFLEFCRVFGKALDVKKGEAGAILRALIRKQSLRRGQNNSVVEFQIKLLTLIVSESETDSSSLTASDGKDSWLTLLKDLITESDLGLKEFPLDWLDKKAYHSKFYL, encoded by the exons atgttttgtcTTTATATAcg GCGTTCCAAATTAGCAAATTCGAAATTTAAGCCGAAATCTGAAAATCAAATTCTCAAACGTTCATCTTCCCGCCAACACCGTAAAAGGAGGGTTTATATTCTCTCTCTTCATTTCCAATCCAAAGTCaaattctctctcttttttcttttacaatcttcTTCACTACAGCTCAATCAGAGCAATGTTGTTGATGCCACTGGAAACCAAGTTAGTCGTAACAACTCACGTGGAATTCGTGTTATTGGAAACAGAATCTATGATTCTGAAAATGGTAAATCTTGTCATCAG TGCCGGCAAAAAACAAGAGTTTTTTCTGCTGGTTGTAAGAATCCAAGAAATGGGAAGCCTTGTCTCATTAGGTTCTGCCATAAATGCCTCTTGAATAG ATATGGGGAAAAGGCTGAAGAGGTAGATCTATTGAATGATTGGAATTGTCCAAAGTGCAAAGGCATCTGCAACTGTAGTTTATGCAT GAAAAAAAGAGGTCAACAACCTACTGGTATACTAGTTCATACAGCAAAGGCCTCTGGTTTTAACTCCGTGTCAGAAATGCTTAGCAAGAAGACTTCTGAAGGTTTGGAATTGAACAATTCTGCTGTCTTGCCTATTAAGGAAGCTACTTTGGAAAAG GAGCTTGTTGTGCATCTATCAGAGGAACCTGGGGAGGAAAACTCATTAAGtggaaaaaaagttttaaagGTGGAAAATGAGAAAACCAAGAAAATGAAGCGGGGACAGTTAAAGGAAATATCTAATGGCAACAGTGTGGATGATGCTTGCCAaaacaacaaattgaaaaagcCTAAACTTTGTAATGGTGTTTTAGATTgcgaagtgaaaagaaaaagaaatgcaAATGCTGAAATGGAACCAAAAGTAGAAGAGAATCATGGCATGATTCGTGGTCAAATCGATGGCCCTGTTGTGATGGGTGGTGGTGACAATGCTAGTGCCAAGTCTCAAACAAATCCAATAGTTTTGCATGCACAAAAAATTAAGGAAGAGGTTCCTTTGCCCATTGGCATAgtgatgataaatatattagaCATTGAGTTTGCACCAGAAGATGTTGGGAATGCGTTGCAGTTTTTAGAATTCTGCAGAGTGTTTGGAAAG GCTCTTGATGTGAAGAAAGGAGAAGCTGGAGCTATTTTAAGAGCATTGATACGTAAGCAAAGTTTGCGACGTGGACAAAATAATTCAGTGGTTGAGTTCCAAATCAAGCTGTTGACTTTGATAGTATCTGAGTCAGAAACTGA TTCTTCATCCTTAACTGCTAGCGATGGAAAAGATTCATGGTTGACACTTTTGAAGGACTTAATTACTGAATCTGATCTTGGACTAAAAGAATTTCCGTTGGATTGGCTTGATAAAAAAGCTTATCATTCTAAATTTTATCTGTGA